The following nucleotide sequence is from Halorussus caseinilyticus.
ACTTTCTCGCCCTCTGCGTGCAGACAGCACCACTCATGACGGAAGCCAATCCCCCAAAGCGCCGAACCGACCCGTCACCCGACCCCCTGCCGGTAGACGAAGCGGCGAGCGTCGCCGAGCGGGTGATAGAGAACGTCGAGCGAGTCATCGTGGGCCACCACGACGTGACCGAACACATCGTGACCGCTATCCTCGCGCGGGGCCACCTCCTGTTGGACGACGTGCCCGGCGTCGGCAAGACGATGCTCGCCCGGTCGCTGGCCCGGTCCATCGACTGTGACTTCTCGCGGGTCCAGTTCACGCCCGACCTGATGCCGACCGACGTGACCGGCGTGAACGTCTTCGACGAGCGGACCCGCGAGTTCGACTTCCGGCCCGGTCCCGTCTTCGGCAACGTCGTCCTCGCCGACGAAATCAACCGCGCTCCGCCCAAAACCCAGTCGGCCCTGCTCGAAGCGATGGAGGAGGCCCAAGTCACCGTGGACGGCGAGACCTACGAACTCGACCAGCCCTTCACCGTCATCGCCACGCAGAACGACGTGGAGGCCGACCGGACCTACGAACTCCCAATCGCCGAGGTGGACCGCTTCGCCAAGCGCCTCACCCTCGGCTACCCCTCGCCCGACGACGAGTCGGAAGTCCTCCGGCGAGTCACGGGCGGCCACCCCATCGAGGGACTCGAACCGGTCGCCACGGCCGAAGACGTGCTGGCCGCCCGCGAGACGGTGGCCGACGTGAGCGCCGAGGAACCCGTCCGGGCGTACGTCACCCGACTCGCCAACTACACCCGCGACCACGCCGACCTCGGGGTGAGTCCGCGGGGGTCCATCGCGCTCCTCCGGTCGGCGCAGGCCCGTGCCGTCCTCGAAGGCCGGGACTACGTGATTCCCGACGACGTGCAGACCGAGGCCGAGGGCGTCCTCGCCCACCGGGTCCGGACCGGCGCGGAGTCGGGCGGCAAGTCGGGCCGCGAGTTGATAACCGACGCGCTCGACTCGGTTCCGGTGGAGTGATGCTGACGAGACGCGGATGGGCGCTCGCGGCCGTCGCGGTCGGGTCGTTCCTGATGGCCGCGTGGTTCAGCGCCCGCTCGTTGAACGCGGTCGTCGGCCCGGCGCTGGTCGCCCTCGTCGCCGGGTGGGTGCAGGTCCGTCGGACCGGCCAGCCAGAACTCCGGACCCGGACGCCCGAGTACGGATTCGCTGGCGAGGCCGAGACCGTCTCGCTGGACTTCGAGGCTTCGACGCCGCTAGCCGCGACGGTCCGACTCGAAACCGGCGAGGGACTCGA
It contains:
- a CDS encoding AAA family ATPase, coding for MTEANPPKRRTDPSPDPLPVDEAASVAERVIENVERVIVGHHDVTEHIVTAILARGHLLLDDVPGVGKTMLARSLARSIDCDFSRVQFTPDLMPTDVTGVNVFDERTREFDFRPGPVFGNVVLADEINRAPPKTQSALLEAMEEAQVTVDGETYELDQPFTVIATQNDVEADRTYELPIAEVDRFAKRLTLGYPSPDDESEVLRRVTGGHPIEGLEPVATAEDVLAARETVADVSAEEPVRAYVTRLANYTRDHADLGVSPRGSIALLRSAQARAVLEGRDYVIPDDVQTEAEGVLAHRVRTGAESGGKSGRELITDALDSVPVE